From Deinococcus sp. Marseille-Q6407, one genomic window encodes:
- a CDS encoding glycosyltransferase, giving the protein MQRHRRPWEKAAALAVGVSLAARIGTLLVNAVTFPRLSGKMRPATPGSLPEVSLLVPARNEAQNLPRTLPRLLRQGAGEVLVLDDGSSDGTAEVARRLGAQVISGQPLPPGWRGKPWACQQLAGAARGERLIFTDADVTWEDGALAALLEQWEREPASLLSVWPRQVNRRLGERLITPMVDTMTLGLLPWPLLCRPEPAFAAANGQVMAFRRRPYLAAGGHALVRGEILEDFAFARRFKERGETLALVLGSDLISVRMYHSYREAVQGFGKNSLAAHGGQRAALALGAAAVFFSYSWPYLTRNHTLIALGLTEGLLVRLITRRTRPDELAELLLTPLVAPAGWPTYLLAARRQVSWKGRRYDQSQAG; this is encoded by the coding sequence ATGCAACGACACCGCCGCCCCTGGGAAAAAGCCGCCGCCCTGGCCGTCGGCGTCAGTCTGGCCGCCCGTATCGGTACCCTGCTGGTCAATGCGGTGACTTTTCCCCGGCTGTCAGGGAAAATGCGCCCGGCGACGCCCGGCAGCCTGCCGGAGGTGTCCCTGCTGGTCCCAGCCCGCAACGAAGCCCAGAACCTGCCCCGGACCCTGCCCCGGCTGCTGCGCCAGGGGGCCGGTGAGGTGCTGGTACTGGACGACGGCAGCAGCGACGGCACCGCTGAGGTGGCCCGCCGGCTGGGGGCACAGGTCATCAGCGGGCAGCCGCTGCCGCCCGGCTGGCGCGGCAAGCCCTGGGCCTGTCAGCAGTTGGCCGGGGCGGCCCGTGGCGAGCGGCTGATTTTTACCGACGCCGACGTGACCTGGGAAGACGGCGCCCTGGCCGCCCTGCTGGAACAGTGGGAGCGTGAACCGGCCAGCCTGCTGAGCGTGTGGCCCCGGCAGGTCAACCGCCGCCTGGGCGAGCGGCTGATCACCCCGATGGTAGACACCATGACGCTGGGGCTACTGCCCTGGCCGCTGCTGTGCCGCCCGGAGCCGGCCTTTGCCGCCGCCAACGGGCAGGTCATGGCTTTCCGGCGCCGGCCTTACCTGGCGGCCGGCGGGCACGCGCTGGTGCGCGGCGAGATTCTAGAAGATTTCGCTTTTGCCCGGCGCTTCAAGGAGCGCGGCGAAACACTCGCCCTGGTGCTGGGCAGCGACCTGATCAGTGTGCGGATGTACCACTCCTACCGCGAGGCGGTGCAGGGCTTCGGCAAGAATTCGCTGGCGGCACACGGCGGGCAGCGGGCCGCCCTGGCGCTGGGGGCAGCAGCCGTCTTTTTCAGCTACAGCTGGCCATATCTGACCCGCAACCACACCCTGATCGCGCTGGGCCTGACCGAAGGGCTGCTGGTCCGGCTGATCACCCGCCGCACCCGCCCGGACGAACTGGCCGAGTTGCTGCTCACCCCGCTGGTAGCTCCTGCCGGCTGGCCCACCTATCTGCTGGCCGCTCGCCGGCAAGTGAGCTGGAAAGGCCGCCGCTACGACCAGAGCCAGGCCGGCTAA
- a CDS encoding ABC transporter ATP-binding protein, with protein MTTFSQPQTQPASTLFTPAAQPALSMRGVSKVFGDGETQVTALHPTDFEVRPGELVAVIGPSGSGKSTFLTLAGALQTPTDGSVVIAGQELGRMNARQLADFRLHHIGFVLQASNLIPYLTVREQLTLVPRLAGHAGARDTALADELLAKLGMSERAGHYPDQLSGGQKQRVAIARALMNDPQLILADEPTAALDGVRGREVVSMLAREVAERGKAAVMVTHDERVLDLCTRVVRLEDGRVTAEGTPAELAAD; from the coding sequence ATGACGACCTTTTCCCAGCCTCAGACCCAGCCCGCTTCTACCCTCTTCACCCCGGCAGCCCAGCCTGCTCTGAGCATGCGCGGCGTCAGCAAAGTGTTCGGAGACGGTGAAACCCAGGTCACCGCGCTGCACCCCACCGACTTTGAAGTGCGCCCCGGCGAACTGGTGGCCGTGATTGGCCCCAGCGGCAGCGGCAAGAGCACTTTCCTGACCCTGGCCGGCGCCCTGCAGACCCCCACCGACGGCAGCGTTGTTATTGCGGGGCAGGAACTGGGCCGGATGAATGCCCGCCAGCTGGCCGACTTCCGGCTGCACCACATCGGCTTTGTGCTGCAGGCCAGCAACCTGATTCCTTACCTGACGGTGCGTGAACAGCTGACGCTGGTGCCCCGGTTGGCCGGTCACGCCGGCGCCCGCGACACCGCGCTGGCTGACGAGCTGCTGGCGAAACTGGGCATGAGCGAGCGTGCTGGCCACTACCCCGACCAGCTGTCGGGCGGCCAGAAGCAGCGGGTGGCGATTGCCCGCGCCCTGATGAACGACCCCCAGCTGATTCTGGCCGACGAACCGACCGCCGCGCTGGACGGTGTCCGTGGCCGCGAAGTGGTGAGCATGCTGGCCCGCGAGGTCGCGGAACGGGGCAAGGCCGCCGTGATGGTTACCCACGATGAGCGTGTGCTGGACCTCTGCACCCGGGTGGTGCGCCTGGAAGACGGCCGCGTGACCGCCGAAGGCACCCCCGCCGAACTGGCCGCCGACTAA
- a CDS encoding ABC transporter permease, whose amino-acid sequence MFLGLKELKYNWLRSALLGGIAALLAFMVFMLLGLTRGLSEDSAAWMLNNPAATFVTTTDADGNFTRSFIGKDDVTAIRKANPDAAPFAQSFASFGVNSTASTQLGAVMMGLNKDSFLAPKVTEGQAMQGSGAVVDASLKKDGVNLGDTIILKPSGEKLKVVGFTEGARLNHQPVMFVTLDEWQSLNPRAGGTVSGVALEAENVSNLPEGLATQTRSEALQSLQGYKEEQGSLLMIQVFLVAVSALVMAVFFYVMTLQKTAQFGLLKAIGAGMRTLAGSLVAQVVVLTVLALAVAAGAMFGTTQVLPEGMPFALSWSAVGQASALLLVVSLLGSLLSLRTIAQADPLQALGQNG is encoded by the coding sequence ATGTTTCTCGGACTTAAGGAACTGAAATACAACTGGTTGCGCTCGGCTTTGCTGGGCGGTATTGCTGCGCTGCTGGCCTTTATGGTCTTTATGCTGCTGGGCCTGACCCGCGGCCTCAGCGAAGACAGCGCCGCTTGGATGCTGAACAACCCCGCCGCCACCTTTGTGACCACCACCGACGCGGACGGCAACTTTACCCGCTCGTTTATCGGCAAAGATGACGTGACGGCCATCCGCAAAGCCAACCCGGACGCCGCGCCGTTTGCCCAGAGCTTTGCCAGCTTTGGTGTGAACAGCACCGCCAGCACCCAGCTGGGCGCCGTGATGATGGGCCTGAACAAGGATTCTTTCCTGGCGCCCAAGGTCACTGAAGGCCAGGCCATGCAGGGCAGCGGCGCCGTGGTAGACGCCAGCCTGAAGAAAGACGGCGTGAACCTGGGCGACACCATCATCCTTAAGCCCAGTGGCGAGAAACTGAAAGTGGTGGGTTTTACCGAAGGGGCCCGCCTGAACCACCAGCCGGTGATGTTCGTGACGCTGGATGAGTGGCAGAGCCTCAACCCCCGCGCCGGGGGCACTGTGAGCGGTGTGGCCCTGGAAGCGGAAAACGTGAGCAACCTGCCCGAAGGCCTGGCGACCCAGACCCGCTCCGAAGCTCTGCAGTCGCTGCAAGGCTACAAGGAAGAACAGGGCAGCCTGCTGATGATTCAGGTGTTCCTGGTGGCCGTCTCGGCGCTGGTGATGGCAGTGTTCTTCTACGTGATGACCCTGCAAAAGACCGCCCAGTTTGGCCTGCTCAAGGCCATCGGTGCCGGTATGCGCACCCTGGCTGGCAGCCTGGTCGCCCAGGTGGTCGTGCTGACCGTGCTGGCCCTGGCGGTGGCCGCCGGCGCGATGTTCGGCACCACCCAGGTGCTGCCCGAAGGCATGCCATTCGCGCTCTCGTGGTCCGCCGTGGGTCAGGCCAGCGCCCTGCTGCTGGTCGTCTCTTTGCTGGGCAGCCTGCTTTCCCTGCGCACCATCGCCCAGGCTGACCCCCTGCAGGCCCTCGGTCAGAACGGCTGA
- a CDS encoding L-lactate permease has product MPTWQAWAPYLAVGALLVLTRLASLPLRGWLQAPQVGFSNLLGTGISETLQPLYLPGTVFLVVTVLTALGYRLNRAQLRAAAQQTSRSVVGTGLTLLTVLPLVFVFINSGPELNASGLASMPLSLAAAAAGALGPFYPLGAPLIGGLGSFVAGDATLSNVMFSLLQASAALQTGASPQLLLALQGSGSAAGNIICVAKVVAAAAMVGLAGREGQIIRLALPPVLYMLGLAGALGLLLSRWG; this is encoded by the coding sequence ATGCCCACCTGGCAGGCCTGGGCGCCCTATCTGGCGGTAGGCGCGCTGCTGGTGCTGACCCGGCTGGCCTCGCTGCCGCTGCGGGGCTGGTTGCAGGCGCCGCAGGTCGGGTTCAGCAACCTGCTGGGCACCGGAATTTCCGAGACGTTGCAGCCGCTGTATCTGCCCGGCACCGTGTTTCTGGTGGTCACGGTGCTGACAGCGCTGGGCTACCGGCTGAACCGGGCGCAACTGCGGGCGGCCGCGCAGCAGACCTCGCGGAGCGTGGTGGGCACCGGCCTGACCCTGCTGACGGTCCTGCCGCTGGTGTTCGTGTTTATCAACTCGGGCCCCGAGCTGAACGCCAGCGGGTTGGCCAGCATGCCGCTGTCTCTGGCGGCAGCGGCGGCCGGGGCGCTGGGGCCATTTTATCCACTGGGCGCTCCGTTGATCGGCGGGCTGGGCAGTTTCGTGGCCGGCGACGCCACCCTCAGTAACGTGATGTTCAGCCTGCTGCAAGCCAGCGCTGCCCTGCAGACCGGCGCGTCGCCGCAGCTGCTGCTGGCGCTACAGGGCAGTGGGTCGGCGGCCGGCAACATCATCTGCGTGGCCAAGGTGGTGGCCGCTGCCGCGATGGTGGGCCTGGCCGGGCGCGAGGGCCAGATTATCCGTCTGGCATTGCCGCCAGTGCTGTACATGTTGGGTCTGGCCGGGGCGCTGGGGCTGCTGCTCAGCCGCTGGGGCTAG
- a CDS encoding L-lactate permease, which yields MTALLALLPIAAVFVLLVVLRLPAARAMSLSLLLTAALALLHWQVHPAAVAASLAQGALVALSILYIVLGAMALFSVLQVSGAVGVMQRGFTGLTADRRIQVILITWLFGALIEGAAGFGTPAAIAAPLLAALGFPPLAAVVLPLIGNSTPVPFAAAGTPLLIGMRQGLSEGGGGNALEPVLAASGGMDQFLGQVGVQLTTLDLLVSSLLPLILVVLMTRTFGARRSWREGLEVWPFALFAGLAYTVPAWAVARFSGPEFPAIIGGFAGLLLCVAAVRLGFLQPARPWDFAARTSWPAGWSGDPAAPRATVRRAARWPQSQLHRCPPGRPGRPIWR from the coding sequence ATGACGGCGCTGCTGGCCCTGCTGCCGATTGCCGCAGTGTTCGTGCTGCTGGTGGTGCTGCGGCTGCCGGCGGCGCGGGCCATGAGCCTCAGCCTGCTGCTGACGGCGGCGCTGGCTTTGCTGCACTGGCAGGTTCACCCGGCTGCCGTGGCCGCTTCACTGGCGCAGGGCGCACTGGTGGCGCTGTCTATCCTCTATATCGTGCTGGGGGCCATGGCGCTGTTCAGCGTGCTGCAGGTCTCGGGCGCGGTGGGGGTGATGCAGCGCGGCTTTACCGGCTTGACCGCCGACCGGCGCATTCAGGTCATTCTGATCACCTGGCTGTTCGGGGCCCTGATTGAAGGCGCGGCCGGGTTCGGCACGCCGGCGGCCATCGCTGCGCCGCTGCTGGCCGCGCTGGGCTTTCCGCCGCTGGCCGCCGTGGTGCTGCCGCTGATCGGCAACAGCACGCCGGTGCCGTTCGCAGCGGCCGGCACGCCGCTCCTGATTGGCATGCGCCAGGGCCTCAGCGAGGGGGGCGGCGGCAACGCCCTGGAACCGGTGCTGGCGGCCAGCGGCGGCATGGACCAGTTTCTGGGACAGGTGGGCGTGCAGCTGACCACCCTGGACCTGCTGGTCAGCAGCCTGCTGCCGCTGATTCTGGTGGTGCTGATGACCCGCACTTTCGGAGCGCGGCGCTCCTGGCGTGAGGGGCTGGAAGTCTGGCCGTTCGCGCTGTTTGCGGGCCTGGCCTACACGGTCCCCGCCTGGGCGGTGGCGCGGTTCAGCGGGCCCGAGTTCCCGGCCATCATCGGGGGCTTTGCCGGATTGTTGCTGTGTGTGGCTGCCGTGCGGCTGGGCTTCCTGCAGCCGGCTCGCCCCTGGGACTTTGCCGCGCGGACCAGCTGGCCGGCCGGCTGGAGTGGCGACCCGGCCGCTCCCCGGGCAACAGTGCGCCGAGCGGCCCGGTGGCCGCAGAGCCAGCTGCACCGATGCCCACCTGGCAGGCCTGGGCGCCCTATCTGGCGGTAG